The following coding sequences lie in one Nitratireductor mangrovi genomic window:
- a CDS encoding heme o synthase, with amino-acid sequence MAIVDNHGRQDATVRLSEATPGDYFALLKPRVMSLVVFTAVVGLVAAPVSVNPFIALVAILSIAVGAGASGALNMWYDADIDGKMARTASRPVPSGRIQPEEALVFGLVLSFFSVMTLGVIVNWMAAALLAFTIFFYVVIYTMWLKRWTPQNIVIGGAAGAFPPMVGWAAATGSLSLESVILFLIIFLWTPPHFWALALFKSGDYARAGIPMMPNVAGVASTRRQIFAYALVIAPVGVLPWALGFASAAYGAVSAGLGAGFVWYAWQVLQMADGDRSMRPAKALFAFSILYLFAIFAAYLLDTIAGRLWI; translated from the coding sequence ATGGCCATCGTCGACAACCACGGCAGGCAAGATGCGACCGTTCGCCTCTCGGAGGCGACGCCCGGCGACTATTTCGCGCTGCTCAAGCCGCGGGTGATGTCGCTGGTCGTGTTCACGGCGGTCGTCGGACTGGTGGCGGCGCCGGTGTCGGTGAATCCGTTCATCGCGCTGGTCGCTATCCTGTCGATCGCGGTCGGCGCCGGTGCGTCCGGCGCGCTCAACATGTGGTACGACGCCGACATCGACGGCAAGATGGCGCGCACCGCCAGCCGCCCCGTGCCTTCGGGCCGCATACAGCCGGAAGAGGCTCTCGTCTTCGGGCTGGTGCTTTCCTTCTTTTCGGTGATGACGCTGGGCGTCATCGTCAACTGGATGGCTGCGGCACTGCTGGCCTTCACGATCTTCTTCTACGTCGTCATCTACACGATGTGGCTCAAGCGCTGGACCCCGCAGAACATCGTCATCGGCGGCGCGGCGGGCGCCTTCCCGCCGATGGTCGGCTGGGCCGCCGCCACCGGCTCCCTCAGCCTGGAAAGCGTTATCCTGTTCCTGATCATCTTCCTGTGGACGCCGCCGCACTTCTGGGCGCTGGCGCTGTTCAAGTCGGGTGACTACGCGCGCGCCGGCATCCCGATGATGCCGAATGTGGCCGGCGTGGCCTCCACGCGCCGCCAGATCTTCGCCTACGCGCTGGTAATCGCGCCGGTCGGCGTGCTGCCCTGGGCTCTCGGCTTCGCCAGCGCCGCCTATGGCGCGGTGTCGGCAGGACTCGGCGCGGGCTTCGTGTGGTATGCATGGCAGGTGCTCCAGATGGCGGATGGCGACCGCTCGATGCGGCCCGCCAAGGCGCTGTTCGCCTTCTCGATCCTGTATCTGTTCGCGATCTTCGCCGCCTATCTGCTCGACACCATCGCCGGCCGCTTGTGGATTTGA